The following are encoded in a window of Urocitellus parryii isolate mUroPar1 chromosome 7, mUroPar1.hap1, whole genome shotgun sequence genomic DNA:
- the Mfap4 gene encoding microfibril-associated glycoprotein 4 isoform X2, giving the protein MKALLALLPLLLLSTPPCAPQASGIRGDALEKSCLQQPLDCDDIYAQGYQTDGVYLIYPSGPSVPVPVFCDMTTEGGKWTVFQKRFNGSVSFFRGWNDYKLGFGRADGEYWLGLQNMHLLTLKQKYELRVDLEDFENNTAYAKYVDFSISPNAVSAEEDGYTLYVSGFEDGGAGDSLSYHSGQKFSTFDRDQDLFVQNCAALSSGAFWFRSCHFANLNGFYLGGSHLSYANGINWAQWKGFYYSLKRTEMKIRRT; this is encoded by the exons ATGAAG gccctcctggccctgctgccgctgctgctgctcTCCACACCTCCCTGCGCCCCCCAGGCCTCTGGGATCCGGGGAGATG CTCTGGAGAAGTCTTGCCTTCAGCAGCCCCTGGACTGCGATGACATCTATGCCCAGGGCTACCAGACAGATGGTGTGTACCTCATCTACCCCTCAGGCCCCAGCGTGCCCGTGCCTGTCTTCTGTGACATGACCACTGAGGGTGGCAAGTGGACG GTTTTCCAGAAGAGATTCAATGGCTCAGTGAGTTTCTTCCGGGGCTGGAATGACTACAAGTTGGGCTTTGGCCGTGCAGACGGGGAGTACTGGCTGG GGCTGCAGAACATGCACCTCCTGACCCTGAAGCAGAAGTATGAGCTGCGGGTAGACCTAGAGGACTTCGAGAATAACACAGCCTATGCCAAATATGTCGACTTCTCCATCTCCCCGAATGCCGTCAGCGCTGAGGAGGATGGCTACACCCTCTATGTGTCGGGCTTTGAGGATGGTGGTGCAG GTGACTCCCTGTCCTACCACAGCGGCCAGAAGTTCTCCACCTTCGACCGGGACCAGGATCTCTTTGTGCAGAACTGTGCAGCCCTGTCCTCAGGAGCCTTCTGGTTCCGCAGCTGCCACTTTGCCAACCTCAATGGCTTCTACCTGGGTGGCTCCCACCTTTCCTATGCCAATGGCATCAACTGGGCCCAGTGGAA
- the Mfap4 gene encoding microfibril-associated glycoprotein 4 isoform X1 encodes MKALLALLPLLLLSTPPCAPQASGIRGDALEKSCLQQPLDCDDIYAQGYQTDGVYLIYPSGPSVPVPVFCDMTTEGGKWTVFQKRFNGSVSFFRGWNDYKLGFGRADGEYWLGKAWALWEGGLLQSHVLANQLPFPTGLQNMHLLTLKQKYELRVDLEDFENNTAYAKYVDFSISPNAVSAEEDGYTLYVSGFEDGGAGDSLSYHSGQKFSTFDRDQDLFVQNCAALSSGAFWFRSCHFANLNGFYLGGSHLSYANGINWAQWKGFYYSLKRTEMKIRRT; translated from the exons ATGAAG gccctcctggccctgctgccgctgctgctgctcTCCACACCTCCCTGCGCCCCCCAGGCCTCTGGGATCCGGGGAGATG CTCTGGAGAAGTCTTGCCTTCAGCAGCCCCTGGACTGCGATGACATCTATGCCCAGGGCTACCAGACAGATGGTGTGTACCTCATCTACCCCTCAGGCCCCAGCGTGCCCGTGCCTGTCTTCTGTGACATGACCACTGAGGGTGGCAAGTGGACG GTTTTCCAGAAGAGATTCAATGGCTCAGTGAGTTTCTTCCGGGGCTGGAATGACTACAAGTTGGGCTTTGGCCGTGCAGACGGGGAGTACTGGCTGGGTAAGGCCTGGGCCTTGTGGGAGGGGGGACTGCTCCAAAGTCACGTCCTTGCTAACCAGCTCCCTTTCCCCACAGGGCTGCAGAACATGCACCTCCTGACCCTGAAGCAGAAGTATGAGCTGCGGGTAGACCTAGAGGACTTCGAGAATAACACAGCCTATGCCAAATATGTCGACTTCTCCATCTCCCCGAATGCCGTCAGCGCTGAGGAGGATGGCTACACCCTCTATGTGTCGGGCTTTGAGGATGGTGGTGCAG GTGACTCCCTGTCCTACCACAGCGGCCAGAAGTTCTCCACCTTCGACCGGGACCAGGATCTCTTTGTGCAGAACTGTGCAGCCCTGTCCTCAGGAGCCTTCTGGTTCCGCAGCTGCCACTTTGCCAACCTCAATGGCTTCTACCTGGGTGGCTCCCACCTTTCCTATGCCAATGGCATCAACTGGGCCCAGTGGAA